The Halogranum gelatinilyticum genome contains a region encoding:
- a CDS encoding RNB domain-containing ribonuclease, with translation MSNEETDEDDQAYAGTAEGQGPVKITEEIDRHLANKREELFEEFEIRDKFPSAVLQEAEERTEGVHQEIQDELDHRQDLRDLTTWTTDPVDAQDFDDAISIAEEEEHYRLWVHIADVTHYVHPGSEMWAEAVQRGNTVYLPGYTIHMLPPALAETVCSLVPNEDRLAHTVEMAIKKDTLSFENIEIYKSVIHSNERLTYTQCENRLDDPDAPLHEENSLVYDLADQLHEQRKEDGSLVLNPSRDRAHTIIEECMLKANKAVTHELMWNRGVEAMYRVHPQPTPDQWDKALKEIAELDGINMSGAAWDDPRKAVNQALESASGKNLNKVQRSVLRVMPRAKYMNDPFGGHYALNFDIYGHFTSPIRRLSDLINHWIVHENDVPEDLIALCDRASDKQKDAETAERLYKQFMEEIGLNPYDVNNRGVEVVDDDEIDDDIEY, from the coding sequence ATGTCGAACGAAGAGACGGACGAAGACGACCAGGCCTACGCCGGGACGGCGGAGGGGCAGGGTCCCGTCAAGATCACAGAAGAGATCGACCGCCACTTGGCGAACAAACGCGAGGAGCTGTTCGAGGAGTTCGAGATCCGCGACAAGTTCCCGTCGGCCGTCCTCCAAGAGGCCGAAGAGCGCACCGAGGGCGTCCACCAGGAGATTCAGGACGAACTGGACCACCGCCAGGACCTTCGGGACCTGACGACGTGGACGACCGACCCCGTCGACGCCCAGGACTTCGACGACGCCATCAGCATCGCCGAAGAGGAGGAACATTACCGGCTGTGGGTCCACATCGCCGACGTGACCCACTACGTCCACCCCGGCTCGGAGATGTGGGCCGAGGCGGTCCAGCGCGGCAACACGGTCTATCTCCCCGGCTACACTATCCATATGCTGCCGCCCGCGCTCGCCGAGACGGTCTGTTCTCTCGTCCCCAACGAGGACCGACTGGCGCACACGGTGGAGATGGCGATCAAGAAGGACACCCTCTCGTTCGAGAACATCGAGATCTACAAGTCCGTCATCCACTCGAACGAACGGCTCACCTACACGCAGTGTGAGAACCGGCTCGACGACCCCGACGCCCCGCTGCACGAGGAGAACAGCCTCGTCTACGACCTCGCCGACCAGCTCCACGAACAGCGCAAGGAGGACGGCTCGCTCGTGCTCAACCCGAGCCGCGACCGCGCACACACCATCATCGAGGAGTGTATGCTGAAGGCGAACAAGGCCGTCACGCACGAGCTGATGTGGAACCGCGGCGTCGAGGCGATGTACCGCGTCCACCCCCAGCCGACGCCCGACCAGTGGGACAAAGCCCTCAAAGAGATCGCCGAACTCGACGGCATCAACATGTCCGGGGCGGCGTGGGACGACCCCCGGAAGGCGGTCAACCAAGCCCTCGAAAGCGCGAGCGGCAAGAACCTCAACAAGGTCCAGCGGTCGGTGCTGCGGGTGATGCCCCGAGCGAAGTACATGAACGACCCCTTCGGCGGCCACTACGCGCTCAACTTCGACATCTACGGCCACTTCACCTCGCCCATCCGGCGGCTGTCGGACCTCATCAACCACTGGATCGTCCACGAGAACGACGTGCCGGAGGATCTCATCGCGCTCTGTGACCGCGCCTCCGACAAGCAGAAGGACGCCGAGACGGCCGAACGGCTCTACAAGCAGTTCATGGAGGAGATCGGTCTCAACCCCTACGACGTCAACAACCGCGGCGTCGAAGTCGTCGACGACGACGAGATCGACGACGACATCGAATACTGA